In the bacterium genome, one interval contains:
- a CDS encoding DUF5678 domain-containing protein → MTKNFEAYLKLDKRGLQNKYVVIVDGKVVDKGEDIENMLQAARQKYPDKTPFVAKVPDERMLVL, encoded by the coding sequence ATGACAAAGAATTTTGAGGCATATCTTAAACTGGATAAAAGAGGACTTCAAAATAAGTATGTAGTTATTGTGGATGGAAAAGTAGTAGATAAGGGAGAGGATATAGAAAATATGCTTCAGGCAGCAAGACAAAAATATCCTGATAAGACTCCTTTTGTGGCTAAAGTTCCCGACGAAAGGATGTTGGTTTTATGA
- a CDS encoding aspartyl protease family protein — protein MIRYEFKEEESSLGIILRPVADAVLEQDECRVEVSMYIDSGADISMIPYRFGKALGFKQEKGDVIREIKGISGAGIPYIIKETTLVLNNKSLKVKIAWALIEEVPMLMGRTDIFNKFCIIFNEKKGWIDFEE, from the coding sequence ATGATTAGATACGAATTTAAGGAAGAGGAAAGTAGTTTAGGAATAATTTTACGACCTGTGGCTGATGCGGTGTTGGAACAAGATGAATGTAGAGTAGAGGTATCAATGTACATAGATTCTGGAGCTGATATTTCTATGATTCCATATCGGTTTGGGAAAGCCCTTGGATTTAAACAAGAAAAAGGGGATGTTATTAGGGAGATAAAAGGCATCTCAGGTGCAGGCATTCCCTATATTATTAAGGAAACTACCCTTGTATTAAATAATAAAAGTCTGAAGGTAAAAATTGCCTGGGCACTAATAGAGGAAGTTCCAATGTTAATGGGAAGGACGGATATATTCAACAAGTTTTGTATAATCTTTAATGAAAAGAAAGGCTGGATAGATTTTGAAGAATAA